A single genomic interval of Juglans regia cultivar Chandler chromosome 1, Walnut 2.0, whole genome shotgun sequence harbors:
- the LOC109022021 gene encoding cytochrome P450 705A22-like has translation MADVQYYFLCFLLCLVSTFLLKSFLGKLTRSRLSLPPSPPALPLIGHLHLLGSYLPISLHNLSTKYGPLFYLRLGASRCIVVSSASVATEIFKNQDLTFSDHPKLGFADEMPYGKYGFFSAPYGDYWRFVKKLCMTELLSPRQLERSRGVREEELNWFLRSVLECAEKKEAIDVGAELMKFSNNTLCRMAMSTRCSEKGDEAEEIRELVKDIFDLGSKMILGDVLGPLKKLAFWLYGKEVMDVLVRFDRLLERMLRDHEDEGKKREHEDLMDILLKVHKDDKAEVQMTRTHLKALVGDLFIGGTGTSSEAILWTIAELINHPNAFNKLREEIKSVVGSTRLVEESDIPNLPYLQAVVKEGLRLNPPAPVVTRAPRQDCKLEGFDIPKKTMIFINLYTIMRDPNIWENPDEFWPERFLVSSYKEGKENVEETFQFLPFGAGRRACPGSKLGLSMLQRTIAVMVQCFDWKVGGDGEAKVNMEVEKGAFLHMVHPLVCLPVVHSNPFSS, from the exons ATGGCTGATGTCCAATACTATTTCCTCTGCTTCCTTCTCTGTTTAGTCTCCACCTTCCTGCTCAAATCCTTTCTGGGCAAGCTCACCAGGTCACGTCTCAGCCTCCCTCCCAGCCCACCAGCCCTCCCACTCATCGGTCACCTCCATCTCCTCGGATCATACCTCCCAATATCCTTGCATAACCTCTCCACCAAGTATGGCCCTCTCTTCTACCTTCGCCTTGGTGCTTCTCGGTGCATTGTTGTTTCATCGGCCTCTGTGGCGACCGAAATATTCAAAAACCAGGATCTTACTTTCTCGGATCATCCAAAACTAGGTTTCGCAGATGAAATGCCATATGGAAAGTACGGGTTTTTCAGCGCCCCATATGGTGATTATTGGCGATTCGTCAAGAAGCTGTGCATGACCGAACTGCTCTCACCCAGACAGCTTGAACGCTCACGGGGTGTACGAGAGGAAGAACTTAACTGGTTTTTGCGTAGTGTGCTCGAGTGTGCTGAGAAGAAAGAGGCTATCGACGTAGGTGCTGAGCTAATGAAGTTTTCAAATAACACTCTATGCAGGATGGCTATGAGCACAAGGTGTTCGGAGAAAGGTGATGAAGCTGAGGAGATTAGAGAGTTGGTGAAAGATATATTTGATTTGGGTTCAAAGATGATTCTTGGGGATGTGTTGGGACCCCTAAAAAAATTGGCTTTCTGGCTTTATGGAAAGGAGGTCATGGATGTGTTGGTGAGGTTTGACAGGCTTTTGGAAAGGATGTTGAGGGACCATGAAGACGAGGGTAAGAAGAGAGAGCATGAAGATTTAATGGATATTTTGCTGAAGGTACATAAAGATGACAAAGCTGAGGTCCAGATGACCAGAACCCATCTCAAGGCTTTAGTTGGA GATCTTTTCATCGGAGGCACCGGTACCTCATCAGAGGCCATTCTATGGACGATAGCTGAGCTCATCAACCATCCAAATGCATTCAACAAGCTCAGAGAAGAGATAAAATCGGTTGTTGGCAGTACTAGACTGGTTGAGGAATCGGATATCCCAAATCTCCCCTACTTACAAGCAGTTGTCAAAGAAGGGCTAAGACTAAACCCACCAGCGCCTGTTGTAACAAGAGCACCCCGCCAAGATTGTAAACTAGAAGGCTTTGATATACCCAAAAAAACTATGATATTCATCAACCTATATACAATAATGAGGGATCCAAATATATGGGAAAACCCAGATGAGTTCTGGCCGGAAAGGTTCTTAGTTTCCTCTTATAAAGAAGGTAAAGAAAATGTGGAAGAAACTTTTCAGTTTCTTCCTTTTGGGGCGGGGAGGAGAGCATGCCCTGGCTCAAAGTTGGGGTTGAGTATGCTGCAGAGGACAATTGCAGTCATGGTTCAGTGCTTCGATTGGAAGGTTGGTGGAGATGGAGAAGCTAAGGTCAAtatggaagttgaaaaaggtgcTTTCCTACACATGGTCCATCCACTTGTATGCCTTCCTGTTGTTCACTCCAAcccattttcttcttaa